One segment of Pseudomonas sp. FP2196 DNA contains the following:
- a CDS encoding DUF1345 domain-containing protein — translation MRFLARTHPRLSAATLFGLATGLLAPADSIVSKILIGWNAGVWTYLILMFWLTVRAKAPDVKRIAEVEDENAGLVLFVVCIAALASLATITFELSGSRDLETTRKLLHYGFTALTVIGSWLLIGVIFCVHYARLYYTWDGGEPALRFAEGLTTPNYWDFLYFSFTIGVAVQTADVGVATRDMRKIVLAQSLIGFVFNTAILGFSINIAAGLFG, via the coding sequence ATGCGCTTCCTCGCCCGCACCCACCCTCGCCTCTCCGCCGCAACTCTGTTCGGCCTCGCCACTGGCCTGCTGGCCCCCGCCGACTCCATCGTCAGCAAAATCCTCATCGGCTGGAACGCGGGCGTCTGGACGTACCTGATTCTGATGTTCTGGCTGACCGTGCGTGCCAAGGCCCCGGACGTCAAACGTATCGCTGAAGTCGAAGACGAAAACGCCGGGCTGGTGCTGTTCGTGGTGTGCATTGCCGCCCTCGCCAGTCTGGCGACCATCACCTTCGAACTGTCGGGCAGCAGGGATCTGGAAACCACGCGCAAACTCCTGCACTACGGCTTCACCGCGCTGACTGTCATCGGCTCATGGTTGTTGATCGGGGTGATTTTCTGCGTGCATTACGCAAGGTTGTATTACACGTGGGATGGCGGGGAACCGGCATTGCGCTTTGCTGAAGGACTTACAACGCCGAATTATTGGGATTTTCTGTACTTCTCGTTCACCATCGGCGTGGCCGTGCAGACGGCTGATGTCGGCGTTGCGACACGGGACATGCGCAAGATCGTGCTGGCGCAGTCATTGATCGGGTTTGTGTTCAATACGGCGATTCTGGGGTTTTCAATCAACATCGCGGCGGGACTGTTTGGCTGA
- a CDS encoding efflux RND transporter permease subunit: MPQFFIERPVFAWVVALFILLAGALAIPQLPVAQYPDVAPPQIEIYAVYPGASAQTVDESVVSLIEEELNGADHLLYFESQSSLGSATIKATFQPGTNPELAQVDVQNRLKVVESRLPQAVNQQGLQVEKVSSGFLLLISLTSSDGKLDDVALSDYLARNVMNEIKRLDGVGKAQLYGAERAMRIWIDPQKLIGFNLTPADVNAAIVAQNAQVSAGSIGDLPAPSTQEITATILVKGQLSTPQEFADIVLKANPDGSTVRIGDVARVEIGSQEYQFGTRLNGKPSTAVGVQLSPGANALNTATLVRAKMDELSRYFPAGVEYKIPYDTSPFVKVSITKVVYTLGEAMLLVFAVMFLFLQNVRYTLIPTLVVPVALMGTFATMLAMGFSINVLTMFGMVLAIGILVDDAIVVVENVERIMATEGLSPKEATRKAMTQITGAIIGITLVLVAVFIPMAFMQGSVGVIYQQFSLSMATSILFSAFLALTLTPALCATLLKPIAKGEHHEKSGFFGWFNRRFEQLTNRYQGWVGYALKRTGRYLLIYVVLLVGLGICFMRLPSSFLPVEDQGYTITDIQLPPGATKNRTVQVAEQLEAHNAGEPGISDSVVILGFSFSGSGQNAALAFSTLKDWSQRGSDDSASSIADRANIALSQIKDAMAFSVLPPPVDGLGTSSGFEFRLQDRGGLGHATLMQARTELLAAAEKSPVLMNVRESALAEAPQVQLEVDRKQANALGVSFADIGSVLSSAVGSTYVNDFPNQGRMQRVVVQAEGDQRSQVDDLLKMHVRNNAGKMVPLSAFVQAKWIQGPAQLTRYNGYPAIAISGEPSPGHSTGEAMAEIERLVAQGPKGLGQEWTGLSLQERLSGSQAPILLGLSLLIVFLCLAALYESWSIPTSVLLVVPLGVLGAVLAVTLRGMPNDVFFKVGLITIIGLSAKNAILIIEFAKSLYDEGHDLIDATLQAARLRLRPIVMTSLAFILGVVPLAIATGASSASQQAIGTGVIGGMITATLAVIFVPVFFVVVMKLVQRFTKPH, encoded by the coding sequence ATGCCGCAGTTCTTTATCGAGCGCCCCGTATTTGCCTGGGTGGTCGCCTTGTTCATCCTGTTGGCCGGTGCGCTGGCCATCCCGCAATTGCCAGTGGCGCAATACCCCGACGTCGCGCCGCCACAGATCGAAATCTACGCCGTGTACCCCGGCGCGTCGGCGCAGACCGTCGATGAAAGCGTGGTCAGCCTGATCGAGGAAGAGCTCAACGGCGCCGATCACCTGTTGTACTTCGAATCGCAAAGCAGCCTGGGCAGCGCCACGATCAAGGCAACGTTCCAACCGGGTACCAACCCGGAACTGGCGCAGGTCGACGTGCAAAACCGCCTCAAGGTAGTCGAGTCGCGCTTGCCACAAGCGGTGAACCAGCAAGGTTTACAGGTAGAGAAAGTCTCCTCCGGTTTCCTGTTGCTGATCAGCCTGACGTCCAGCGACGGCAAACTCGACGACGTAGCGCTCAGCGATTATCTGGCGCGCAACGTGATGAACGAAATCAAGCGCCTGGATGGTGTTGGCAAAGCACAGTTGTATGGTGCCGAACGGGCCATGCGCATCTGGATCGATCCGCAGAAGCTCATCGGTTTCAACCTGACCCCGGCAGACGTCAACGCCGCCATCGTCGCGCAGAACGCCCAGGTGTCGGCGGGCAGCATCGGCGATCTGCCTGCGCCGTCGACGCAGGAAATCACCGCGACGATTCTGGTCAAAGGCCAGTTGTCGACGCCGCAGGAATTCGCCGACATCGTGCTCAAGGCCAACCCGGACGGTTCCACCGTTCGTATTGGAGATGTGGCGCGGGTCGAGATCGGCAGTCAGGAATATCAATTCGGCACTCGCCTCAATGGCAAGCCGTCCACCGCCGTTGGCGTGCAGTTGTCGCCGGGCGCCAACGCACTGAACACCGCGACGCTGGTGCGGGCAAAGATGGACGAGTTGTCGCGCTACTTTCCGGCCGGCGTGGAATACAAGATCCCATACGACACCTCGCCATTCGTGAAGGTCTCGATCACCAAGGTGGTCTATACCCTCGGCGAAGCGATGCTGTTGGTGTTTGCGGTGATGTTCCTGTTCCTGCAGAACGTGCGCTACACACTGATCCCGACACTGGTGGTGCCGGTGGCGCTGATGGGCACGTTCGCCACCATGTTGGCGATGGGGTTCTCGATCAACGTGCTGACCATGTTCGGCATGGTGCTGGCCATCGGCATTCTGGTTGACGACGCCATTGTCGTGGTGGAGAACGTCGAACGGATCATGGCCACCGAGGGCCTGTCTCCCAAGGAAGCCACGCGCAAGGCAATGACGCAGATCACTGGCGCGATCATCGGCATCACCTTGGTGCTGGTGGCGGTATTCATACCGATGGCGTTCATGCAGGGTTCGGTCGGAGTGATTTACCAGCAGTTCTCGTTGTCGATGGCGACATCGATTCTGTTCTCGGCGTTCCTCGCCCTGACGTTGACGCCGGCACTGTGCGCAACGCTGCTCAAGCCAATTGCCAAAGGCGAGCACCACGAGAAGAGCGGCTTCTTCGGCTGGTTCAACCGCCGCTTCGAGCAACTGACCAACCGCTATCAGGGTTGGGTCGGCTATGCGCTGAAACGCACCGGGCGGTATCTGCTAATCTACGTCGTGTTGCTGGTTGGTCTGGGTATTTGCTTCATGCGTCTGCCCTCCTCGTTTTTGCCGGTGGAAGATCAGGGCTACACGATCACTGACATTCAACTGCCACCCGGCGCGACCAAAAACCGTACGGTGCAAGTGGCCGAACAGCTTGAAGCACATAACGCTGGCGAGCCAGGCATCAGTGACAGTGTGGTGATTCTGGGTTTCAGCTTCTCCGGTAGTGGGCAAAACGCGGCATTGGCGTTCTCGACGCTGAAGGATTGGTCGCAGCGCGGTAGCGACGACTCGGCCAGCTCGATTGCCGACCGCGCCAACATCGCCTTGAGCCAGATCAAGGACGCCATGGCGTTTTCCGTGCTGCCGCCCCCCGTGGACGGCCTCGGCACGTCCAGCGGCTTCGAGTTCCGCCTGCAGGATCGCGGTGGCCTCGGCCACGCAACACTGATGCAGGCGCGCACCGAGTTGCTGGCAGCTGCCGAAAAAAGTCCGGTGCTGATGAATGTGCGTGAAAGTGCGCTGGCCGAAGCACCGCAGGTTCAACTGGAAGTGGACCGCAAGCAGGCCAATGCCTTGGGCGTGTCGTTTGCCGATATCGGCAGTGTGCTGTCCAGCGCGGTGGGCTCGACCTACGTCAATGACTTCCCCAATCAGGGTCGGATGCAGCGTGTCGTCGTGCAGGCTGAAGGCGATCAACGCAGTCAGGTCGATGACTTGCTGAAAATGCACGTGCGCAATAACGCAGGGAAAATGGTGCCGCTGTCGGCCTTCGTGCAGGCCAAGTGGATTCAAGGCCCGGCGCAACTGACCCGGTACAACGGCTATCCGGCGATTGCGATTTCCGGCGAACCGTCGCCGGGCCACAGCACCGGTGAGGCCATGGCCGAGATTGAACGCCTTGTCGCGCAAGGGCCGAAAGGCCTGGGCCAGGAATGGACGGGGTTGTCGTTGCAGGAACGCTTGTCCGGTAGTCAGGCACCGATTCTGCTCGGTTTGTCGCTGCTGATCGTGTTTCTGTGTCTGGCGGCATTGTATGAGAGCTGGTCGATTCCGACTTCGGTGTTGCTGGTGGTGCCGCTGGGTGTGCTCGGCGCGGTACTGGCAGTGACGCTGCGCGGGATGCCCAACGACGTATTCTTCAAGGTCGGCCTGATCACCATCATCGGTCTGTCGGCGAAGAACGCGATCCTGATCATCGAGTTCGCCAAGAGCCTGTACGACGAAGGCCACGATTTGATCGACGCCACGCTGCAAGCCGCACGCTTGCGTTTGCGTCCGATCGTGATGACCTCGCTGGCCTTCATCCTCGGCGTGGTCCCGCTGGCGATTGCCACCGGCGCCAGTTCGGCGAGCCAGCAAGCCATCGGCACCGGGGTGATCGGCGGGATGATCACAGCCACGTTGGCAGTCATCTTCGTCCCGGTGTTCTTCGTCGTCGTCATGAAGCTCGTACAACGATTCACCAAACCCCACTGA
- a CDS encoding sugar phosphate isomerase/epimerase has translation MNKPAVSISLSSYGAELVRQRGQDFFIDILAAAGADRIEWREELLTREVPARLSAATQAQGLQSIYSSPTELWLAGQAQPNPELITALQHAEAFGSKWLKVSLGYFTDNCDLSALQQRLENSPVQLLVENDQTLHGGRIEPFQRFFAAVEQHNLPIKMTFDIGNWQWQDQSATNAARLLGRHVGYVHCKAVARRADGKLVAVPPAVSDLHLWEQLLRHMAQGVMRAAEYPLQGEDLVQLTTEHVAALARLGQSRLEPAHV, from the coding sequence ATGAATAAACCTGCCGTTTCCATCAGCCTGTCGAGCTACGGCGCTGAGCTTGTGCGTCAACGTGGGCAAGACTTTTTTATCGACATTCTGGCCGCCGCCGGTGCCGATCGCATCGAGTGGCGCGAGGAATTGCTGACCCGTGAAGTGCCCGCCCGGCTAAGCGCCGCCACCCAGGCGCAGGGCCTGCAAAGCATTTATTCATCGCCGACCGAGCTGTGGCTCGCCGGCCAGGCACAGCCCAATCCCGAGTTGATCACCGCTCTGCAACACGCCGAGGCGTTCGGTTCGAAGTGGTTGAAGGTTTCTCTTGGCTACTTCACCGACAACTGCGATCTGTCGGCGCTGCAACAACGGCTCGAAAACAGCCCGGTGCAGTTGCTGGTGGAAAACGACCAGACCCTGCACGGCGGCCGGATCGAACCGTTCCAGCGTTTCTTCGCCGCTGTCGAACAGCATAATCTGCCGATCAAGATGACCTTCGACATCGGCAATTGGCAGTGGCAAGACCAGTCCGCCACCAACGCTGCACGCCTGCTCGGTCGCCATGTCGGCTATGTGCATTGCAAAGCCGTGGCACGCCGCGCCGACGGCAAGCTGGTGGCGGTGCCGCCGGCCGTCAGCGACCTGCATCTGTGGGAACAACTCTTGCGGCACATGGCCCAAGGCGTTATGCGCGCGGCCGAGTATCCGTTGCAGGGCGAGGACCTGGTGCAACTCACCACCGAGCACGTCGCCGCCCTCGCCCGTCTCGGCCAATCCCGTCTGGAGCCTGCTCATGTCTGA
- a CDS encoding LacI family DNA-binding transcriptional regulator: MSDFSRALRSRVTMLDVAERAGVSKASVSRFIGDDRALLSDAIALRIEQAISELGYRPNQMARGLKRGRTRLIGMLMADIRNPYSIAVMHGVETACRAQGYSLVVCNTDRDDEQERQHLALLRSYNIEGLIVNTLGHHRDELHELHREMPMVLVDRKVDGLDSDMVGLNNPQAVEMALAHLEQRGYRDVLLVTEPYDGTSSRIERVNSFQAQVAQRSALTGAVLETGADLATHLQTFLNTPAVGPKALFCANGVAALAATHALRKIGSRLFEDVGLIALDDLDWYPLVGSGITALAQPTAEIGARAFECLLKRLRGHGEAARVLDFAPVLVERGSTLGNLR; the protein is encoded by the coding sequence ATGAGCGACTTCTCCAGGGCCCTTCGCAGCCGCGTCACCATGCTTGACGTTGCCGAACGCGCAGGCGTGTCCAAGGCCAGCGTCTCGCGCTTCATCGGCGATGATCGCGCCCTGCTCTCCGATGCCATTGCCCTGCGCATCGAGCAGGCCATCAGCGAACTCGGCTACCGTCCCAATCAAATGGCTCGTGGCCTGAAGCGCGGGCGCACGCGCCTGATCGGCATGTTGATGGCCGATATCCGTAACCCTTATTCGATTGCTGTAATGCACGGCGTGGAAACCGCCTGCCGTGCGCAAGGCTACAGTCTGGTGGTGTGCAACACCGACCGTGATGACGAGCAGGAACGCCAGCACTTGGCGCTGTTGCGCTCGTACAACATCGAAGGGCTGATCGTGAACACCCTCGGCCATCATCGTGACGAGTTGCATGAACTGCATCGCGAAATGCCGATGGTGCTGGTGGACCGCAAAGTCGACGGGCTCGACAGCGACATGGTCGGGTTGAACAACCCGCAGGCAGTGGAGATGGCCCTCGCCCATCTTGAACAGCGCGGTTATCGGGACGTGTTGCTGGTGACCGAGCCCTATGACGGGACCAGTTCGCGGATCGAGCGAGTCAACAGTTTTCAGGCGCAGGTTGCACAGCGCTCCGCACTGACCGGGGCGGTGCTGGAGACTGGCGCGGATCTGGCCACTCATCTGCAAACTTTTTTAAACACGCCCGCTGTCGGGCCGAAGGCGTTGTTTTGCGCCAATGGTGTGGCGGCGCTGGCGGCGACTCACGCGTTGCGCAAGATCGGTTCGCGGTTGTTTGAGGATGTCGGGCTGATCGCCCTGGATGATCTGGATTGGTATCCGTTGGTGGGCAGCGGGATTACTGCGCTGGCTCAGCCGACGGCAGAGATTGGCGCGCGGGCGTTTGAGTGTTTGCTCAAGCGTTTGCGTGGGCATGGTGAGGCGGCGCGAGTGCTGGATTTTGCGCCGGTGTTGGTTGAGCGGGGGTCGACCCTGGGGAATTTGCGGTGA
- a CDS encoding autotransporter outer membrane beta-barrel domain-containing protein: MSTVSKQRIIRKWSPGLMLILFCSSGAQARILNPGENETLTPASPIESWIFGTGSTLTVNGAETLDISTSGGTLNVNSGQTREVEATEGTQVNLNDATVSGASGSITLSLINSSANISGSTISGLAIGMQAVREQGTQTGSVVNMQNSTVQGTTGGAFLTSFSVLNMSNSTVQGTGADSFGLSLSGGSANLGANSKVIGDLNGVIYGLDTSNEQLSQLVLDKSSIEGKTGAAIVVDLGLSPLGPLVIQVLNGSTLSGGNGSILEVAGGTSVDFNVENSQLNGNVIVERGSAVNVSLDKSASLTGDLQNVSILSLSNNSAFNGLFKGNAVDGSSVKVESSSTFTGNVENVTNFILNDSAWVLAGNNQVGNLEMAGGTLDFARGQTFYRLDVENLSGNGFLKMATDFGTQQTDFLNVTNRAEGNYELSVTATGSKPTSSEPIQLVKVATGEANFALSNGSVDAGAFTYKLFEEGDGWFLRPDTQISTSTRSVLAIANTAPTVIDAERTLLNTRMGDRRLTGGGGGVWTRTYGNRYSVQNGYGDGYSQTQQGLVIGVDTRLAESDWLVGAMMGYSKTDLDLKHGSTGTVDSYSVGGYLTKLDTQTGFYIDAVAKINSFDNKLNVSMSDGERSKGDYNTHGLSGSLEVGKQYDLTSNFFLAPFVQVNAAVISGKHYALDNGLEVDSQLTRSLVTKGGVYVGSQIDLGNGQKIQPRVRLAMGHEFIKSNAVNVNESRFNNDTSTTSMELAGGINWALPNGVQVFAEAGSSQSKTVTQEYNMSVGFSIAF, encoded by the coding sequence ATGTCGACAGTTAGCAAGCAAAGAATTATCAGAAAGTGGTCGCCAGGCTTGATGTTGATACTTTTCTGTTCTTCTGGTGCGCAAGCGCGAATCCTTAATCCTGGTGAAAATGAGACTCTTACGCCTGCATCCCCGATCGAGAGCTGGATTTTTGGTACAGGTTCTACCTTGACTGTCAACGGAGCAGAGACTCTCGATATTTCAACTTCTGGCGGGACGTTGAATGTCAACTCCGGCCAAACTCGAGAAGTGGAGGCTACAGAGGGAACTCAAGTCAATCTGAATGATGCGACGGTCTCTGGCGCAAGCGGTTCTATTACGCTATCGCTGATTAATAGTTCAGCAAACATTTCTGGATCAACAATCTCAGGGTTAGCCATCGGCATGCAGGCTGTTCGTGAGCAAGGCACCCAGACCGGTTCGGTTGTCAACATGCAGAACAGCACTGTTCAAGGAACGACGGGAGGGGCTTTCTTGACATCTTTTAGTGTCCTTAACATGAGTAACAGTACCGTGCAGGGCACAGGGGCCGATAGTTTTGGTTTGTCGCTTTCGGGTGGTTCCGCCAATCTGGGTGCGAACTCGAAAGTTATTGGTGATCTAAACGGCGTGATTTATGGGCTGGATACTTCGAACGAACAACTCAGCCAGCTAGTATTGGATAAGTCGAGCATAGAAGGCAAAACCGGCGCGGCCATTGTCGTTGATTTAGGTCTTAGCCCGTTGGGGCCGTTGGTCATTCAGGTGTTGAATGGCTCAACTCTGTCAGGGGGGAACGGTTCGATTCTGGAAGTCGCCGGAGGTACGTCTGTTGATTTCAATGTCGAGAATAGCCAGCTAAATGGCAATGTTATTGTCGAGCGCGGCAGTGCAGTGAATGTTTCGTTGGATAAAAGTGCGTCTTTAACGGGTGATTTGCAGAATGTCTCAATACTAAGTCTCAGCAACAACAGCGCTTTCAACGGGTTATTCAAAGGAAATGCAGTTGATGGCTCAAGCGTGAAAGTCGAAAGCAGCTCCACGTTTACCGGGAATGTCGAGAACGTAACAAACTTTATCCTTAATGATTCTGCCTGGGTTCTGGCTGGTAACAACCAGGTCGGCAATCTGGAAATGGCAGGAGGAACGCTCGATTTCGCTCGGGGACAAACCTTTTACAGGTTGGACGTCGAAAATCTGTCTGGCAATGGCTTTCTAAAAATGGCCACTGATTTCGGCACCCAACAAACGGACTTCCTCAATGTCACAAACCGCGCAGAAGGTAATTACGAGCTTTCAGTGACGGCGACCGGCAGCAAACCCACAAGTAGCGAACCGATCCAGTTGGTCAAGGTGGCCACTGGAGAAGCGAACTTTGCGCTGAGCAACGGCTCGGTAGATGCAGGCGCTTTCACTTACAAGTTGTTCGAGGAAGGCGACGGCTGGTTTCTTCGACCTGATACGCAAATCAGTACCAGTACCCGCTCTGTACTGGCCATCGCCAATACCGCACCTACGGTGATTGATGCGGAACGCACTCTGCTCAACACGCGAATGGGGGACCGTCGGTTGACAGGCGGTGGCGGCGGAGTCTGGACGCGCACCTATGGCAATCGTTACAGCGTGCAGAACGGATACGGTGATGGCTATAGCCAGACTCAACAAGGGCTGGTCATTGGAGTCGATACCCGTTTGGCAGAAAGCGACTGGCTAGTGGGAGCGATGATGGGATACAGCAAAACCGATCTCGATTTGAAACATGGCAGTACGGGCACAGTCGACAGCTATTCAGTGGGTGGCTACCTGACAAAACTTGACACCCAGACCGGCTTTTACATAGATGCAGTCGCGAAGATCAACAGCTTCGATAATAAATTGAATGTCAGCATGAGCGATGGCGAACGCAGCAAAGGAGACTACAACACTCATGGTTTAAGTGGGTCGCTGGAAGTAGGCAAGCAATATGACTTGACCTCCAATTTTTTTCTGGCCCCGTTTGTTCAAGTCAACGCAGCGGTGATATCCGGTAAGCACTATGCACTTGACAATGGACTTGAGGTCGACAGCCAACTTACACGCTCACTGGTTACCAAGGGGGGAGTGTATGTGGGCAGCCAGATAGATTTGGGCAATGGGCAGAAAATTCAGCCTAGAGTGCGTTTAGCGATGGGCCATGAGTTCATTAAGTCTAATGCGGTCAATGTCAACGAAAGCCGCTTCAATAACGACACGTCGACCACAAGCATGGAGCTGGCAGGTGGTATTAACTGGGCTTTGCCGAACGGTGTGCAGGTATTTGCCGAAGCGGGTTCGAGTCAAAGCAAGACGGTCACCCAGGAATACAATATGAGCGTTGGCTTCAGCATAGCGTTCTAA
- a CDS encoding sugar kinase gives MSEIDILSFGETMAMLVAEHTGDLAAVEQFHKRIAGADSNVAIGLSRLGFNVAWLSRVGDDSLGRFVVQTLAREGLDCSHVDVDTAHPTGFQFKSRTDDGSDPQVEYFRRGSAASHLSPRSITESLLSARHLHATGIPPALSASAREMSLELMTRMRNAGRSVSFDPNLRPSLWASEREMTTEINRLAALAHWVLPGLSEGRLLTGFEDPADIAAFYLDQGAEAVAIKLGPEGAYYRTHLEQGFVAGVPVAHVVDTVGAGDGFAVGMISALLEHQSFAEAVQRANWIGSRAVQSRGDMEGLPTRLELSIEFESAFASRLAPTFEMHSLVGASLLAKRPA, from the coding sequence ATGTCTGAGATCGATATCCTCTCGTTCGGCGAAACCATGGCGATGCTGGTGGCCGAGCACACCGGTGACTTGGCTGCGGTCGAGCAATTCCACAAGCGTATTGCCGGGGCCGACAGCAATGTCGCGATCGGCCTTTCGCGCCTGGGGTTCAACGTTGCCTGGCTGAGCCGCGTCGGTGACGACTCCCTGGGGCGCTTTGTCGTACAGACGTTGGCCCGAGAAGGTCTCGATTGCAGCCATGTCGATGTCGACACAGCGCACCCCACCGGTTTCCAGTTCAAGTCGCGCACCGACGATGGCAGTGATCCGCAAGTCGAATATTTCCGTCGCGGCTCGGCGGCCAGTCATCTGTCGCCACGCTCAATCACCGAAAGCCTGCTGAGCGCCCGGCATCTTCATGCCACGGGCATTCCGCCAGCGTTGTCGGCTTCGGCGCGGGAGATGTCCCTCGAGTTGATGACCCGCATGCGCAATGCCGGGCGCAGCGTGTCGTTCGACCCCAATCTGCGCCCGAGTCTCTGGGCCAGCGAACGCGAAATGACCACTGAGATCAACCGTCTCGCCGCCCTCGCCCATTGGGTGCTGCCGGGGTTGAGTGAAGGTCGCCTGCTCACCGGTTTCGAAGATCCAGCGGACATTGCCGCGTTTTACCTCGATCAAGGCGCCGAAGCCGTGGCGATCAAACTTGGGCCAGAGGGTGCCTATTACCGCACGCATCTGGAACAGGGTTTTGTCGCCGGCGTGCCGGTAGCCCATGTCGTGGATACGGTGGGCGCGGGTGACGGCTTTGCCGTGGGGATGATCAGCGCCTTGCTCGAACACCAGAGTTTTGCCGAGGCAGTGCAACGCGCGAACTGGATTGGCAGTCGCGCGGTGCAGAGTCGCGGGGATATGGAGGGGTTGCCGACCCGCTTGGAGTTATCGATTGAATTTGAGTCTGCCTTCGCGAGCAGGCTCGCTCCCACGTTTGAAATGCATTCCCTTGTGGGAGCGAGCCTGCTCGCGAAGAGGCCAGCCTAG
- a CDS encoding MFS transporter — MKTATLAARRWWYIMPIVFITYSLAYLDRANYGFAAASGMAEDLMITPGLSSLLGALFFLGYFFFQVPGAIYAQKHSVKKLIFVSLILWGGLATLTGVVSNAYWLIVIRFMLGVVEAAVMPAMLVYLCHWFTRAERSRANTFLILGNPVTMLWMSVVSGYLVQHFSWRWMFIIEGLPAVLWAFIWWRLADDRPAQAKWLNDQEKQDLESALAAEQVGIKAVKNYAEAFRSPKVIILALQFFCWSIGVYGFVLWLPSILKAGAQMDMIEAGWLSALPYLAAVIGMLVVSWGSDKLQKRKRFVWPPLLIASIAFYGSYALGAEHFWWSYTLLVIAGACMYAPYGPFFAIVPEILPANVAGGAMALINSMGALGSFGGSYLVGYLNSSTGSPGASYLLMSGALLLSVVLTIFLKPGASDRVVAKAVATRSVPAHS; from the coding sequence ATGAAAACTGCAACCCTCGCCGCCCGCCGCTGGTGGTACATCATGCCGATCGTGTTCATCACCTACAGCCTGGCGTATCTCGATCGCGCCAACTATGGCTTCGCCGCCGCCTCCGGCATGGCCGAAGACTTGATGATCACTCCGGGCCTGTCCTCGTTGCTCGGCGCACTGTTCTTCCTCGGCTATTTTTTCTTCCAGGTACCCGGTGCGATCTACGCGCAAAAGCACAGCGTGAAGAAGTTGATTTTCGTCAGTCTGATCCTCTGGGGCGGGCTCGCCACGTTGACCGGCGTGGTCTCCAACGCCTATTGGCTGATCGTTATCCGCTTCATGCTCGGCGTGGTCGAAGCCGCCGTGATGCCGGCGATGCTGGTGTACCTGTGCCACTGGTTCACCCGCGCCGAGCGCTCGCGCGCCAATACCTTTCTGATCCTCGGCAACCCGGTGACCATGCTGTGGATGTCGGTGGTCTCGGGGTATCTGGTGCAGCATTTCAGCTGGCGCTGGATGTTCATCATCGAAGGTCTGCCGGCGGTGCTCTGGGCATTTATCTGGTGGCGTCTGGCCGATGATCGTCCAGCCCAGGCCAAGTGGCTCAATGACCAGGAAAAGCAGGATCTGGAAAGCGCGCTGGCAGCCGAACAGGTCGGCATCAAAGCGGTGAAGAACTACGCCGAAGCGTTTCGTTCGCCGAAGGTGATCATTCTGGCGTTGCAGTTCTTTTGCTGGAGCATTGGCGTTTACGGCTTTGTGTTGTGGCTGCCGTCGATCCTCAAGGCCGGTGCGCAAATGGACATGATCGAGGCCGGCTGGCTGTCGGCGCTGCCGTATCTGGCGGCGGTGATCGGCATGCTTGTGGTGTCGTGGGGCTCGGACAAACTGCAAAAACGCAAACGCTTCGTCTGGCCGCCGCTGTTGATCGCCTCGATTGCCTTTTACGGTTCCTACGCGCTCGGTGCCGAGCATTTCTGGTGGTCGTACACGTTGCTGGTGATTGCCGGTGCCTGCATGTACGCGCCCTACGGGCCGTTCTTCGCGATCGTGCCGGAGATTCTCCCGGCCAACGTCGCCGGCGGCGCGATGGCGCTGATCAATAGCATGGGCGCCCTCGGTTCGTTCGGCGGCTCGTATCTGGTGGGTTATCTGAACAGTTCCACCGGTTCGCCCGGTGCGTCGTACTTGCTGATGAGCGGCGCGCTGCTGCTGTCGGTGGTGCTGACGATTTTCCTCAAGCCCGGCGCCAGTGATCGCGTCGTGGCCAAAGCCGTTGCCACGCGTTCCGTGCCGGCTCACTCCTGA